Below is a genomic region from Citrobacter europaeus.
CCATGGCGGTCGATGACATCGCCAGACCAATGCCGCCAACCACTGCCGCCTGCCAGGAGAACGCAGTGAGCATCAATAATCCTGCCAGCACTACTGCACTCAGCATTACCTGCGCGGCGCCGACGCCAAAAATTGAACGCCGCAACTGCCATAACTTGGCAGGGTTAAGTTCCAGCCCAATGATGAACATCAAAAAGACCACACCCAGCTCGGAAAAGTGCAGAATTTCATCCACATCGCTGATGAATCCTAATCCCCACGGGCCGATAGCAATACCCGCCAGCAAGTAACCCAGCACCGGACCGATACCCAGCTTTGAGGCCAGGGGAACTGCCGCCACCGCCGCGAAGAGGAACAACACTCCCGCCGTCAATAAATCAGAACCTTCCATCAGCGGCCTCCCACAGGGATCGGATTCGCCAGCCAGTCACCATACGCTTTCGCATGGCTGTCCAGCTCCTGCTTCGTTTGCCGCCTGGCCCAGTAGACGATAATAGGGCTCATCCAGTGCATGCGGCACATACCGGCCGTTAGCTCAAAAGGACGCAGTACATCGCTCATTGGATAACGGTTTAGCGCGTCATAGCGATAGGCGCTTTCCGGTTCTCCGGTCGTGATAACGCTCCGCCAGTACTTTCCCGCCAGTTGATTCCCTCCGGGGCCGCTGGCAAATCCGCGGCTCAGTACACGGTCAAGCCACTCCTTTAACAGCGCCGGACAGCTATAGGTGTAAAGCGGATGCTGAAAAACAATCACATCATGCTCACGCAGCAGCGCCTGCTCATGCGGAATGTCGATAAAAAAATCAGGATAGTGCGCGTACAGGTCGTGCACGGTAACATTGCTGAGCTGCATGGCCGGTTTAAGCAGAACCCGGTTCGCAACCGAGTCCTGAGATTCCGGATGGGCATACAGCAGCAAGACTTTCGCTGGCTGGAACATCATCCCCCTCCCGGTTTTGTCTTTTGTCTATTTTCGACGTTTTGGGCTACCATTGCGCCTCGGTGCGGCAAATGGCCCACACATTACATTATCATAATGATAAATTAACATAGTCTGAACATACGGCGCCTTATGATTGTTTTCTCATCGTTACAAATTCGTCGCGGCGTGCGCGTCTTGCTGGACAATGCCACGGCCACCATTAATCCAGGGCAGAAAGTTGGTCTGGTAGGTAAAAATGGCTGTGGTAAATCTACCCTGCTGGCATTGCTGAAAAATGAACTCAGCGCCGACGCCGGAGGATTTACCTATCCGGGAAACTGGCAGCTTGCGTGGGTGAATCAGGAAACGCCAGCATTGCCGCAGCCCGCGCTGGAGTACGTGATTGACGGCGACCGCGAGTATCGTCAACTGGAAGCGCAGTTGAACGATGCCAACGAACGTAACGATGGACACGCTATTGCCACCGTCCATGGCAAACTGGATGCCATCGACGCCTGGACCGTGCGCTCACGCGCCGCCAGCCTGCTGCATGGTCTCGGTTTCTCCAACGAACAGCTTGAGCGCCCGGTCAGCGACTTTTCCGGTGGCTGGCGTATGCGTCTCAACCTGGCCCAGGCGCTGATTTGCCGTTCAGACCTGCTGCTGCTCGATGAACCCACCAACCACCTCGATCTCGACGCGGTAATCTGGCTGGAAAGATGGCTGAAAAGCTACCAGGGCACGCTGATATTGATCTCCCACGACCGCGACTTCCTCGACCCGGTGGTGGACAAAATTATTCATATCGAACAGCAAACCATGTTCGAGTACACCGGCAACTACAGCGCGTTTGAAATCCAGCGTGCGACCCGCCTCGCGCAGCAACAGGCAATGTACGAAAGCCAGCAGGAGCGCGTGGCGCATCTGCAAAGCTATATCGATCGTTTCCGCGCTAAAGCAACCAAAGCAAAGCAGGCGCAAAGCCGTATCAAAATGCTGGAACGCATGGAGCTGATTGCCCCGGCACACGTGGACAACCCGTTCCACTTCAGCTTTCGTGAACCAGAAAGCCTGCCGAATCCACTGCTGAAGATGGAAAAGGTCAGCGCTGGCTACGGCGATCGCGTCATTCTCGATTCGATCAAACTGAATCTGGTGCCGGGTTCCCGCATCGGCCTGCTCGGTCGCAACGGCGCGGGTAAATCGACGCTGATCAAGCTGCTGGCCGGCGAATTGGCCCCCATTAGCGGCGAGATTGGCCTGGCGAAAGGTATCAAGCTGGGCTACTTCGCGCAGCACCAGCTGGAGTTTTTACGCGCCGATGAATCGCCTATTCAGCACCTGGCGCGCATGGCGCCGCAGGAGCTGGAGCAGAAACTGCGGGACTACCTCGGCGGATTCGGCTTCCAGGGCGATAAAGTCAGCGAAGAGACTCGCCGCTTCTCCGGTGGTGAAAAAGCGCGTCTGGTGCTGGCGTTGATCGTCTGGCAGCGCCCGAACCTGCTCCTGCTTGATGAACCGACCAACCACCTGGACCTTGATATGCGCCAGGCGCTGACCGAAGCGTTGATCGATTTCGAAGGCGCGCTGGTCGTGGTCTCGCACGACCGTCACCTGATTCGCTCCACCACCGATGACCTCTATCTGGTGCACGACAAAAAAGTCGAGCCGTTTGACGGCGATCTGGAGGATTATCAGCAGTGGCTGAGCGATGTGCAAAAACAAGAAAACCAGAACGACGAACCGGCGAAAGAGAGCGTTAACAGCGCCCAGGCGCGTAAAGACCAGAAGCGTCGCGAAGCTGAATTGCGCACCCTGACGCAGCCGCTGCGTAAAGAGATTACCCGTCTGGAAAAAGAGATGGAGAAACTGCACGCACAGCTGGCGCAGGCGGAAGAAAAACTCGGCGATAGCGAACTGTATGACCAAAGCCGCAAAGCCGAACTCACCGCATGCCTGCAGCAGCAGGCCAGTGCAAAATCCGGACTGGAAGAGTGCGAGATGGCCTGGCTGGAAGCGCAGGAACAGCTTGAGCAGATGCTGGCCGAATAGTCATGAGTGCCTGATAAGGCGCTTGTGCGTCTTATCAGGCATTTTTGTTGAATTATCTCTGCATCGCCAGACGCTGGCGGATATCTTCAAAATGTTCACGGTTAAACAGCTTGCCGTTAAGAAAACGGGTTTTCAGTTCTCCTTCCTGCTCTTGCTCCCACGTTTGTTCATCATGCAGGCGCAATTCCCCCAGCTCATCACGTGCTACTCGAAGCAAACCGCGGGCAGAGCGCTTTAAGCCATTATCGGTTTTCGGCTCTTTGAAAATCGTCCGGCCTTTGCCATCGACTTCTCCCCACGTCGCTTTCATTGCAAAACCGAAGGTGTCACGCGTGTTGTACTGATAGGTAAAGGAACCCACGCCAAACACCACATTTGAACTGGCAAATCCTTTCGCTTCAAGACGACGCAGGATCTCATTCGCCCGCTCAAGGGTGATGGAATCGCCATAAATCAGCCCCACATGTGGGTCGAGCACCTTGTAGCCTTTAGCGTTAACCGTGCCGCCAAATATCTCCCACAGCACCTCCACAGAGCCTTTCTCCTGTGCCGTACGATCGGCTCGGGTATCCTCATCCGCACCTGTACCGCACAGAATCTCAACCGGATTACCGCTATCCGGACGGAATACCACCCGCCCTTCACGGGTCAGAATGATGTTCTTCAGTTCGCGGGTGTATTCCGTCAGCACCTGCCAGTAGTCCCAGGTATCGGAGACTATCGATACAAATCCCTGCGGATAGAGATCGGCAATCAGGCGGCGGAAGGTTTCAATCTCATGCTCGCGCTCACCCATACACATCACGCTGTGTTCGGTAGCCGGAATACTGGCGCCGATAAAATAGGGTTCGCCGTCGGTGTAGTAATCGCGGGCGTACAGCAGAGATGGAATACTGTCGGTCCCTTTAAAGCTTAACAAATGCCCACTGCCCGCCTGCATGGTGTCCTGTAATCCGGACATGCCGCGAAAGGAAAAGTCATGACACTGGAAGTCAAGGTGTGCCAGGTCGCTACAGGTTTTCTCTGCCCAGCGCGCGCAGATTTTGCGGTAGTGGTGAGCAATGGTGGCGTTGGTTGACGCTTTCCACAGCTCTGCCGACAGCACGGTTTCCAGGTAATTCACCAGCCAGAAAAACTCGGGTTTGGTGTTGATAATGGTTAAGACCGGTACCGCCATCGGAACTTTGCTGCCTTCATCCAGCGCTTTGATGTGCAACGGCAGATAGCCCAACTGATGCAGGGCGCGGATATGATCCACCGCCACCGCATCTTTGCCGAGATAGCTGTCCATGACCTGTTTATATTCGCTGACCACCTCATCTTCCGGACGGGCAAAAAACGCCTCATTAAACAGGTCGACTAAAAACCACTGCAAAAAACCCTGCAGGCCAAAAAATACCAGTTTGCCATCCGCCAACGGCGAGGAAAAAAAGCGATCGCTGCGTGGGGTAAAATTGGAATACACGCGACGGGTTCCCTGCGGATATTGCACGCGGTGAGAAACTTTGTAGCCGTCGATAGCCAGAATTGGGTTCATTTTCATAATCAGCATCTCCCTCAGGCGCGGTAAATCGCGTCAATGTCGATAAGCTCAAGCTGCGGATGCTCCAGCGTCGGGGCAGCAAAAGAGGTGGTGGTGTAGATAGCATCAATGCCGTTGGCAAACAGGTGTTCGACGCCCTTAGAAAAAATACCGTGGGTGACATACAGACTGACGCTGTGGGCACCGGCCTCACGTAGTACCTGCGCGGAACCAATGAACGTACCGCCTGCGTCGCACAGATCGTCAACAATCAGCATATCCCTGCCCCTGACGTCTCCGGCCATTAACGAAAATCCCGTCAGCTTGCCGCTTGCTACATCGCGTTTTTTGCTCAGGATGGCGTACTCCTCCACGCCGGCAGCTCTGGCAACAGCATCAATTTTCTTCAAAGCTCCGGCGTCGGGGGCAACCAGCATTAGCGTTTTTTGCTGGAACTGGCGCTGCAAAGTCGCGCTGTGCAGCAGGCAAGTCTCTTGTGAAATCGCCACAAAATTATTGATAGCTGCCGCCGCCGCGTCGCTGTGCGGATCGAGCACCTTCACCTTATCGAATTGCAGCGTATTGAGCTGGCTGGCGAAGACTTTCAGCGCAAAGCTATCACCCGCCACCATATGTCTGTCCTGACGCGCCCACGGCAGCCAGGGGAGGTCGAGATGGCTGACCAGTACATCCGTCTGATGACGGACCGCCTCAACCAGTTGCGCCAGCAGCATAAAATCGTTCATATCTCGCATTGCCACCGCGCGGATGCGCATCAGGCGAGCAAACGATGGCAGTGCATCAGTGACTTTCAACCAGCCGGCGCCATCAGGAAAAATACCACTGGCAACTGCGTAGGTCTGGTCGTCCAAAGTTAATGTCAGTTTTACGCTCATCGCTCTCACCCCTTAATTATGTCCCTTCGACACAATTAATAATGTCCTTGAGACACATATTAAGCAAGTATAAAATGCATTATTTTTAGAACAAGAGATAATCCACTGATAAGTAATGATAAAAAACGAACCTTGCCCCCCAGTGCCGGGCTGGTACACTTGTCAGCGTTACAAATCATCGTGAGTACCTTATGACCACCGAAGCCGACTACCTGAATCAGTACGACGCCAGCCGCTTCCCTTCACCTCTGGTGACGGTAGATAGCGTGTTATTTACCCTGCATCAGCAGGCGCTGTGCGTATTACTGGTCGAGCGGGCAAACCAGCCGCAAAAAGGACGTTGGGGATTACCTGGCGGTTTTATTGATATCGAAAACGATGATTCAACCCGCGCCACCGCGCTACGCAAACTCACTGAAAAAACGGGCGTTTCGCCTTCGTGGCTTGAACAACTGGATACCTTTTCCGGGCCAGAACGAGACCCGCGCGGCTGGAGCCTGACGGTCACCTGGTTTGCGCTAATCGCCTGGGTAGACTGCGCGCCGCATATTGCCAGCGTCAGTAACGCCCGTTGGGTACCGGTTGACGAGTTGAAAAACCATTCACTCGCGTTCGATCACGAGAAAATCATTACGGCGGCACTGCATCGCTTACGGCAAAAAACGATGTACTCGCTACTGCCCGTATACTGCCTGCCGGAGACATTTACCCATGGACAACTGCTTGAAGCCACCGAGGTTATCCTTGGTCAGTCGATCCAGCGTAAAAGTCTGATTCGCCGCTTTGAAGCGTCAGGAATGTTTGAAGATACCGGAGAAAGCATGGCGACAGGGACGCGTAAAGCTCGCCTGTGGCGACGTAAACCCGACGTCGATTTTCATCTTTTCTCGCGTAACCTGCTTGCTGACTAGCGACAAAATCACATATTGGCTAACCCGCACGCGCTGTGCGCGGTATAGTTATTCTTTCCGATTATTAATTGCTCTGGTGTTATGGTTGAAATCACGTCCACAGAAATGACCCCACCTACCGACGATTCGCGAGAATTCCGCCCGATGCGCGGTATCAGTAACCGCCATCTGCAGACGATGCTGCCGCGCTTAATTCGCCGCAAGGTGAAGTTCGACGCCCACTGGCAGCGTCTGGAATTGCCCGATGGTGATTTTGTCGATCTGGCGTGGAGTGAAGATCCGCAACAGGCGAAACACAAACCGCGCCTGGTGGTTTTTCACGGTCTGGAAGGTAGTCTGAACAGCCCGTACGCACATGGCCTGATTGAAGCGGCGCAAAAGCGCGGCTGGCTGGGCGTGGTAATGCATTTTCGCGGCTGCAGCGGTGAACCCAATCGTCTGAACCGCATTTATCATTCGGGCGAAACAGAAGATGGCACCTGGTTTTTACACTGGCTGGAGCGTGAGTTCGGTCGCGTGCCGACCGCAGCGGTGGGCTATTCGCTCGGTGGCAACATGCTGGCCTGCCTGCTGGCCAAAGAAGGCAACGAGATTCCAATTGATGCCGCCGTTATCGTCTCCGCGCCTTTCGTGCTGGAAGCCTGTAGTTACCATATGGACAAGGGATTCTCTCGGGTCTATCAGCGCTACCTGCTCAATCTGTTGAAAGCCAATGCCTCGCGTAAGCTTGAGGCCTATCCAGGCTCGCTGCCGGTAAGTCTGTCCCAATTGAAATCTCTGCGTCGCATCCGCGATTTTGACGATCTGATCACCGCCAAAATCCACGGTTTCGCCGATGCTATAGACTATTATCGTCAGTGTAGCGCCATGCCGTTGCTCAACCAGATAGCCAAACCCACGCTGATTATCCATGCCAAGGACGATCCGTTTATGGATCATCACGTGATCCCGAAACCGGAAAACCTGCCTTCGCAGGTGGAGTATCAGTTGACTGAACACGGTGGCCACGTCGGATTCATTGGCGGCACGGTACGCCATCCTGAGATGTGGCTGGAATCCAGAATCCCCGACTGGCTGACAACGTATCTGGAGGTCTCATCATGATCATCCCCTGGCAAGATATCTCCCCGGACGCGCTGGACAATCTGATTGAAAGCTTTGTCTTGCGTGAAGGCACCGATTATGGTGAACATGAACGTTCGCTCGAACAAAAAGTCGCCGACGTCAAACGCCAACTACAATCAGGTGAAGCCGTGCTGGTGTGGTCTGAACTGCATGAAACGGTCAATATTATGCCGAGGAAGCAGATTCACGAGTAATCCGTAGCCGCCGGCCGACTTTACTATAATTATAACCATTTCATGGAGTTGTTATGTCTGCCAAACATCCGGTGATTGCGGTAACAGGATCCAGCGGCGCGGGGACCACCACCACCAGCCTCGCGTTTCGTAAAATTTTCGCGCAGTTAAATCTGCGTGCCGCCGAGGTGGAAGGTGA
It encodes:
- a CDS encoding hydrolase — its product is MVEITSTEMTPPTDDSREFRPMRGISNRHLQTMLPRLIRRKVKFDAHWQRLELPDGDFVDLAWSEDPQQAKHKPRLVVFHGLEGSLNSPYAHGLIEAAQKRGWLGVVMHFRGCSGEPNRLNRIYHSGETEDGTWFLHWLEREFGRVPTAAVGYSLGGNMLACLLAKEGNEIPIDAAVIVSAPFVLEACSYHMDKGFSRVYQRYLLNLLKANASRKLEAYPGSLPVSLSQLKSLRRIRDFDDLITAKIHGFADAIDYYRQCSAMPLLNQIAKPTLIIHAKDDPFMDHHVIPKPENLPSQVEYQLTEHGGHVGFIGGTVRHPEMWLESRIPDWLTTYLEVSS
- a CDS encoding NUDIX hydrolase produces the protein MTTEADYLNQYDASRFPSPLVTVDSVLFTLHQQALCVLLVERANQPQKGRWGLPGGFIDIENDDSTRATALRKLTEKTGVSPSWLEQLDTFSGPERDPRGWSLTVTWFALIAWVDCAPHIASVSNARWVPVDELKNHSLAFDHEKIITAALHRLRQKTMYSLLPVYCLPETFTHGQLLEATEVILGQSIQRKSLIRRFEASGMFEDTGESMATGTRKARLWRRKPDVDFHLFSRNLLAD
- a CDS encoding nicotinate phosphoribosyltransferase, translated to MKMNPILAIDGYKVSHRVQYPQGTRRVYSNFTPRSDRFFSSPLADGKLVFFGLQGFLQWFLVDLFNEAFFARPEDEVVSEYKQVMDSYLGKDAVAVDHIRALHQLGYLPLHIKALDEGSKVPMAVPVLTIINTKPEFFWLVNYLETVLSAELWKASTNATIAHHYRKICARWAEKTCSDLAHLDFQCHDFSFRGMSGLQDTMQAGSGHLLSFKGTDSIPSLLYARDYYTDGEPYFIGASIPATEHSVMCMGEREHEIETFRRLIADLYPQGFVSIVSDTWDYWQVLTEYTRELKNIILTREGRVVFRPDSGNPVEILCGTGADEDTRADRTAQEKGSVEVLWEIFGGTVNAKGYKVLDPHVGLIYGDSITLERANEILRRLEAKGFASSNVVFGVGSFTYQYNTRDTFGFAMKATWGEVDGKGRTIFKEPKTDNGLKRSARGLLRVARDELGELRLHDEQTWEQEQEGELKTRFLNGKLFNREHFEDIRQRLAMQR
- the prs gene encoding ribose-phosphate diphosphokinase — translated: MSVKLTLTLDDQTYAVASGIFPDGAGWLKVTDALPSFARLMRIRAVAMRDMNDFMLLAQLVEAVRHQTDVLVSHLDLPWLPWARQDRHMVAGDSFALKVFASQLNTLQFDKVKVLDPHSDAAAAAINNFVAISQETCLLHSATLQRQFQQKTLMLVAPDAGALKKIDAVARAAGVEEYAILSKKRDVASGKLTGFSLMAGDVRGRDMLIVDDLCDAGGTFIGSAQVLREAGAHSVSLYVTHGIFSKGVEHLFANGIDAIYTTTSFAAPTLEHPQLELIDIDAIYRA
- a CDS encoding ABC transporter ATP-binding protein, encoding MIVFSSLQIRRGVRVLLDNATATINPGQKVGLVGKNGCGKSTLLALLKNELSADAGGFTYPGNWQLAWVNQETPALPQPALEYVIDGDREYRQLEAQLNDANERNDGHAIATVHGKLDAIDAWTVRSRAASLLHGLGFSNEQLERPVSDFSGGWRMRLNLAQALICRSDLLLLDEPTNHLDLDAVIWLERWLKSYQGTLILISHDRDFLDPVVDKIIHIEQQTMFEYTGNYSAFEIQRATRLAQQQAMYESQQERVAHLQSYIDRFRAKATKAKQAQSRIKMLERMELIAPAHVDNPFHFSFREPESLPNPLLKMEKVSAGYGDRVILDSIKLNLVPGSRIGLLGRNGAGKSTLIKLLAGELAPISGEIGLAKGIKLGYFAQHQLEFLRADESPIQHLARMAPQELEQKLRDYLGGFGFQGDKVSEETRRFSGGEKARLVLALIVWQRPNLLLLDEPTNHLDLDMRQALTEALIDFEGALVVVSHDRHLIRSTTDDLYLVHDKKVEPFDGDLEDYQQWLSDVQKQENQNDEPAKESVNSAQARKDQKRREAELRTLTQPLRKEITRLEKEMEKLHAQLAQAEEKLGDSELYDQSRKAELTACLQQQASAKSGLEECEMAWLEAQEQLEQMLAE
- a CDS encoding YheU family protein gives rise to the protein MIIPWQDISPDALDNLIESFVLREGTDYGEHERSLEQKVADVKRQLQSGEAVLVWSELHETVNIMPRKQIHE
- the kefG gene encoding glutathione-regulated potassium-efflux system ancillary protein KefG — its product is MFQPAKVLLLYAHPESQDSVANRVLLKPAMQLSNVTVHDLYAHYPDFFIDIPHEQALLREHDVIVFQHPLYTYSCPALLKEWLDRVLSRGFASGPGGNQLAGKYWRSVITTGEPESAYRYDALNRYPMSDVLRPFELTAGMCRMHWMSPIIVYWARRQTKQELDSHAKAYGDWLANPIPVGGR